TTAATAATATGAAGAGTCGGCCCTATTTAACCAAACTAACAAAAATACCTCCAGTTACTGCTTTGGAGAGCCTCATTGCCCTCATTCTGGCCTTCAGTACCTGCTCCGAAGGTTAAGAATTGTCCTTACCGTCTTCTCGAAATAAACTTGGAGAGGGTGATCACAGCGGTTTGGCGGCTGCAACGTTAACGCGCTGTGAGCGCGGTCGGTGATGTTACGGCGCCAGCGGCAGGCGCTCGCTCGGTAACGGTTTCCTTCCGCTCACAGGCGTCCACGTCTTTGGGCTCTGCTCCACCGCGCTCATCACCGACATCATACAGCTGTCCACGGGGTACCAGGCGCCCTACTTTCTGACGGTGTGCAAGCCGAACTACACCTCTCTGAACGTGTCTTGCAAAGAGAATTCCTACATTGTGGAGGACATCTGCTCAGGGTCTGACCTTACAGTAATCAACAGTGGCAGGTTAGAAACGGGGATTTTGGAAATTTCCGTGTCCGTGTTTTCATGGCTCATGAATAGCTTGGGATATCATCGTAGGCACACATTTCTCAGTcgtcatgattttattttattttttcaattcagTGAGCTCTTCAGCAATTATACCACAGAAACCCAGTGGTGACTCATTCCAAATCCTTGTCTCTGTCTCCAGATTTCAGCCTCACAGTCATGCCACTGATTGTCATGTGATCAAACCCCACTCGTGTTCTGTGATCTACCCTATACTCATTACGGTTTTAGGTGATCACAATTGGTTTGTTTCAGATATTTACAGTTAGTTGTGGCTTATAGTCATGTGTCATGTATTAACTTAAGGGGAAAACTAAATATCTATGATATTTGCAGctccattatatattttattaaaaaagaaatcatgaattTTCCTTGTGGTAGAGTTTTTAAAGGGGTACAACCTAGAATCGCATATGTCCTCTTTGAATAAATCCAGAAGCTCTGTAAAGTGTCTGACCTTGCGtttcagaaaatcaaagacaggaaaacttaagaaactgccaatgtattaaattattaaattttcaatcagtaaagtaaaaaacaaatttgtatgGCAAGAGATAATATTTTAGAagtgtaaaagaaataaattacagaaGGATGAAGGGCAATAAATGATTGGTATAAGAATTGTGTTTGTCATTCAGTGAGTCCCAAAGATCGATTTGGGTCAAAATCAAAACACTTGAAGAATCAGAACCTGATATTGTGTAattatacatattcaagttctTATGGACTGTTTTGAATCTACATTTAAGACCTATGTTCTCTATTCTTTCTCAGTTCTTTTACATTACTTTGTGTTGAATGGTAGTCCTTTTTATTGGGTATCAAATAATTAAGAGGGcattaataaaactgaattttattttttcaatttttttatccattaaaagaaatctctcttctccttctgtctgTCCTTTACTGTGTTCCACCTCTCCCACCTTGTCTCTTGAATTATTTAACTGAACAAGATGTTCTGTGAGTCTTGAGATAATCATTATGTTAATGTGGGATAGACAGagaaacattttgttaaaattaaactttttctatgctttctagAATGTAAAAAACACATCTAGACTCActactgtgagaaaataattttgtcttttaaatttttatgtaaatgaaacCATATACTTAGGAGCatagaaaaagtttaaaagctttaaaattttaggtttcataaacttttattttaagctGATGTAATTATAACACCGATGAACAATTTTAATGCTTTCCATTCCATTTTACTTTCAACCATCATTCCAGTTGGTGTAACGAAGTGATCCTTACAAAGCTAATAGTGTATATTGGAAAGTGCATCACTGCTTTTCTTTAAGACTAATGTGATTAGCAGTGTTTACTTTATCACTTAGATCTTTCTCtagaaaactaaacagaaattAAACTTATTGCTTATTaccttgctgcttttaagttgAACATTTTAACCACCCAGTGTTCTTGAGATGATTGTTAGCAGTGTATCAGAAATAGGAGGCATAATTTGACTGTCTTCCTTTGGCAGAAAATCATTCCCTTCTCAACATGCAACTCTTGCTGCCTTTGCAGCTGTGTACGTTTCGGTAAGTAACCGGGTCTTTTTCATCAAACTGTGTCCTagagaaaattagagaaatgagTGTTGTCTCTAATGGCTAATTACGTTATATAGCCATGTAATAGCACAACAGTACACTTTCACACAGCACTCTCTCAATACAATGGCATCGAGAGTAGAAATtggatgctgctgtgaacaatacTACAGTATGATAATTTTTGACACAATCATGATATTTGTTTAGCTTCATGTCTCTTTAATGGAATAGTATACTTCTTGGAAGGATATTATGAACTACATGAATGTTATATGTTCTAAAATTGAAAGAACTGTGTTAAGTATACACACACCCAGTTTTGTTTCAGTATTTATGTTAACAGTGAGTTCTAAATCAGTGTAAAGTTGATAAATGCTGCACAATGAATTGCCATCCTATCTGATTATTTAATAGAGCATTAGATCTTAAGTGAGAAAAAATGGATTCAAATTGTGTGACAAGTAACACGAAGTCTAACCAGATATCTGGCTAATTCTgctgcttctatttttttcaaacttctatGCAATTATGTGAGAGATCTGTTATCTATTTGATGACTTTAGtcatatatttcctttctttcaggtATAGAATGTAGCCATAGCAGGGGGAATGGGACAGTAAAATTGATGTTGAGCGTATCAGTTAGACTTTtgagtttaactttttatttgattataattTCATAGTAAAATGACCTTTCTAACATACCTAACCTAGTTCTTTCATTCTTAAGATGTACTTCAACTCCACACTAACGGATTCCTCTAAGCTTCTGAAACCTCTCCTGGTCTTCACCTTTATCATCTGTGGAATCATCTGCGGGCTGACGCGGATAACCCAGTACAAGAACCACCCCGTTGACGTCTACTGTGGCTTTTTAATAGGAGGAGGAATTGCTCTGTACTTGGTAAGTAATGCATTATTATTTGATAAAGTCTAGCTTAAAATGGAAATGCATAGAATATTTCACACTGTAATAATTTACTTGCAATACAGTTTGCATCTATGAGAAAATTTCTGGCTGCGTCTCCATTCTAAGCCAAAACACGTAACTCACTTTcagcaaaataatttattaaactcTTACTGTGGGCCAGAATCTGTAATTTTGGAAAGATTATTGCATTTTatcctcactctcctccccagaACAAGTCAGGAGCTACTATTACAAGTATaaatttatagatgagggaaaTGAATGTTAGTAGATGTGAGGTTAGTGAAAGTGAAGGTTTAATGGAAAATTGTATCATTTGCCCAACAACACAAATGTAGCACCTGAATAGAACTGTGATCCAACTTACACTGAATTCTTCGGCAGGACTCTATTTTCAAGCCTGATCTTCCTTCAAGAAAATATCATCAgtgtaaggaaactgagattggccatttcattcattcattcatgcattcattcatttattttacatttattcaaaATCTGATCGTGCCAGGAGTAATAAGATATATCCTTAAGGAGTTTACAGTgcaaagattaataaaaatataaagttacaATATGTTGAATGATTTAACAGGGTATGAACGAAGTACTTTGGGAATAGCCAACTGCCTAAGGAAGTTAAGAAAGCCTTCAtagaagtgacttttttttttttaaatgagagtttCTTAGGGTAACGAAAGAAAGAAGGCATCTGAGCTAAAGAAACTGCATTTGCAAAAAGAGGGATATGCGAAAAGAACACGTAGAAGTGGAGGGTGAGggaacaggaggaaggagagtgtaGATCAGCATTATTTAGAAGAAGAATTGAAGTACTTGGAGAGGCAGGAGCTTGACTTTATTCCATTCCTGTTTACACTCTAAgccttgaaattttaaattgatcAGTTCTAAGCCACTGCTGTTGTTCATCATTAGGCACTCCGTAAATGTCAAATCCATGGAATTCCTTCAGGTTGATTTGAAAAGAAGACAGCGCCTACCTTCTGTTGAAATTAGCACAGAATAAGTATCTGCTGCTTGCTTTCTTCTCTAAACTAAGcatctcaaaaaatgaaaatccagCAGGGATTAGCTCTTCTAtgagtaaaaagaataaaagtgctGAATCTGAACTTCAgcctttttcagatttttatgccccaaatctaaaataaacaaaaaattgatCACTTGAGCACAAagacaaaactaaataaaatttggatCATATTTAGTGTAGTAGTGATGAGCAGATCAAATATTACTCCCCAAATTTAGGACCTGGTTTAAATCGAGGAAGAACAGGGGTGCCCCAATCTAGggacagcctctgccctcccttccctgaacGTTCTGAACACACTGAGCAGCACTCGTGTGAGTTGTAACAGTATGTGCCCCTGGCCTCACTACAAAACCTGACATCGTGTTTTATGAAGGATTCATTGTTCTGTATTTCCACATCTCTTCTTTCCATCATGAAGTATGATTGAAAAGGGAAGGTAAAATAAATCAGCTAAGCCAACTAAGGTGTCACTCAGCAAATGGTCCATAAATCCAGAGAGATAAACTGCTTTGAAAGTGGAAGAACCCCTAATTTCTCTCATTGTCTGATTTTCCTTCTCAAAACACACAGAGGATAAGATTATCAAAAACATCCCATgggctggagaaaggagagaaaatccagtgaataataaaaaataatggactCCATATTTCTGAGTGATTAGTTCTGTGATTTACGATGTAACTTACAAACTATTTCCTGAGCAATTGTACGTTCAGTTTTTGATTATCTGTATTAGTTAGTGGTACCCAGAGAACAGACTTGTTTATGTGCTTCAGGACATCCTCTAAGGCAAACTCTTAGCAACCATGTCTTCTAGTGcgtgatatttattatttctttcgaCACTAGGGCCTGTATGCTGTGGGGAATTTTCTGCCTAGTGAAGAGAGTGCATTTCAGCACAGAGAAGCCCTCAGGTCTCTGACAGACCTCAACCAAGACCCCAGCCGGGTTTTATCTGCTAAGAACGGTAGCAGCAGTGACGGAATTGCTCACACGGAAGGCATCCTCAACCGAAACCACAGAGATGCCAGCTCGCTGACAAACCTCAAAAGGGCCAACGCTGACGTGGAAATCATCACGCCGCGGAGCCCCATGGGGAAGGAGAACATGGTCACCTTCAGCAACACCTTGCCTAGAGCCAACACCCCGTCCGTGGAAGACCCCGTCAGAAGGAACGCCACCATCCACGCCTCTATGGATTCCGCTCGGTCCAAGCAGCTCCTCACCCAGTGGAAGAGTAAGAATGAAAGCCGCAAGTTGTCCCTGCAGGTTATAGAGACTGAGCCCGGACAGTCACCACCCAGATCCATAGAAATGAGGTCGAGCTCAGAGCCATCGAGGGTGGGAGTCAACGGAGACCACCACGGTCCCGGCAATCAGTACCTCAAGATCCAGCCTGGCACCGTCCCTGGCTGCAACAACAGCATGCCTGGGGGGCCAAGGGTGTCCATTCAGCCCCGCCCCGGGTCCTCACAGTTAGTGCACATCCCCGAGGAGACGCAGGAAAACATAAGCACCTCCCCGAAAAGCAGCTCCGCCCGGGCCAAGTGGCTGAAAGCGGCGGAGAAGACGGTGGCCTGCAACAGGAGCAACAGCCAGCCTCGGATCATGCAGGTCATAGCCATGTCCAAGCAGCAGGGCGTCCTGCAGAGCAGCCCCAAGAACACCGAAGGCAGCACGGTCTCCTGCACTGGCTCCATCCGCTACAAAACCCTGACGGACCACGAGCCCAGCGGGATTGTGAGGGTCGAGGCTCACCCGGAGAACAACAGGCCCATCATACAGATCCCGTCCACCGAAGGCGAGGGCAGCGGCTCCTGGAAGTGGAAGGCCCCTGAGAAGGGCAGCCTTCGCCAAACTTACGAGCTCAACGACCTCAACAGGGACTCAGAGAGCTGCGAGTCCCTGAAAGACAGTTTTGGGTCTGGAGACCGCAAGAGAAGCAACATCGATAACAACGAGCACCACCACCACGGGATCACCACCATCCGCGTCACCCCCGTGGAGGGCAGCGAAATTGGGTCAGAGACCCTGTCCGTTTCTTCTTCCCGCGACTCCACCCTGCGGAGAAAGGGCAACATCATCCTAATCCCCGAGAGGAGCAACAGCCCCGAAAACACGAGAAACATCTTCTACAAAGGAACCTCCCCGACCCGGGCTTACAAGGATTGAGTGATGGCCACTCAGTCACCTGGGAAGCCCCCAGAGGACCACGTGTCGATTCTACCAGTGCTCTGTCCCAGcgcttcaggaagccttcccatcACACGGGACTATCCACCATCAGCCCGGAACTCAGCGACTCTTGAGAACTACCACACTCAAGCTTGTAGGTTGCACATCGAGGGGAGGGAAAAGCACAAAGCAAGAACTTAACCAACGTGATCCTGTGAGGACTCTTCTTAAGACCTACCTTCAAACTCAAAAGGTGTGCAGAGGGCAGGATCAAGAGAAAGCGGTTTCCTTCAGTGTATACTATCTTAACTTCCTGAATGTGCCAACTTGAGGGGTCTTTCTTACAATTAGCTGTGGGAATCCAGAACACACGTCTTTCCCTACAGCAGAGGCCATGCagtattatatatttcattttgcagAATCTGCACCAAAAGCTCCATATGGGTGGTGCTGATTAGTATAGTAAATATACCATGTAAACTTTCAAAGTCTACTTAGCTGTGAAATAGTGGTGTGCAATTCCTCGTCAAAGAAATGCTCCTGTATTAAGAAGACGCTGGCTTCTTTGTGTTAGAATAGGACACCCGCAGCTTCTCTGTAGTGGCTCTGTCACAGTCAAAAGATGAAAAGGTTTTGTGCATTTCTTCAAAATTAtgctttttgaaggaaaaaaattgtagaagTATTTTCAGTGGAAGAGAATAACCAGTACTTTTCTTCATAGCTTTTTGCtgcttactttttatttatggtTCCTGCTCATGAAGAATCTGTTTTTAGTAAGTAAATttgcataattaaaaatatattgttttagaGTCTTTTGAAATCATTGTGatcatattttgcattttatggcttctcctttatttattgattttttgaGGTTATAgatatgttctatttttaaaagcaaaaataacagtTGATATTCCTTGAGCAAAATATACTGCTGCGAATTTTTGAATAAGAAATATGAGCCAAAACTTGACATCGTGGGTTCCAGTGCTAGCAATGTTGGTCAAGTCTATGCTTAGATGCTTCCAGCCAGCTGGCATAGGTTGCTATCTTAACAAGTAATCcaaaagtttcattttcttccagattACTAACTTTTTTGGTAACCTGATAACCAGTAAATTAGAGCCACAGTAGGTGTGTTTTACCttcttctctaaaatatttttgttaattggaCACCAAcaggaagaatttgaaaaaaaaaaatgcaaactggTAAGTGAAAGTATCTCACAGTATAAATTAAGACggtatttcttcaaaatatctaAATAGGCACAATTTTTGTGCTTAACATGCAAACAACAGTTTTTGCTACCTATCCTGAATGAAGCCTTCAGCCTAAATCAAAGGAAACCAGTattatcaataaaaaaataaaaacattttgagcCATTTTCcgacttaaaattttattttaagtatgaaGAAATATTTGGTTCCTGTAATTTAGTATTAAACCTTTTTACACCATTACTTAAGAATTCTAACATACACTTGATGATTGCCAAGGGGATAAAAGGTAACAACAAAGCTGGTTGATCCAATCTCAGTTTAGTTTTCAGTGGAAATAGAAGTAGTTGTTTAGAGATGGATAGTACCACATCCTTATCAACTCCTACAGGAAAAAGGCAGAGCTTTCTAAGTAATCAACCTACTAAAGCATTAGGGTTTTAGCTGAAACCAGCAGAATTGAACACTCTGGCAATAAAACACAGATTCAACTATATCCCTTCTGGCAATTTCCTTCTCAGAGAGGGGAGTGGGAATAAAATGTTGCCTTCCCCACTTCTCACCTCCACCACTGTCATGACACTCCTAATGGCTTTTGCCAGTTTATAAAGAGAAAGGTGGACTGGTTTTAGtactctgaagaaaaaaaaaaccaaaaaaaactgcAGCATTTCAGGTGCAGTATGATATTTCCTAATCTTTCCTATTTcttaacaaaagattttaaagtactTCTCTAGTcattgaagttttgtttttctttacataaatattgatatattctttttctactCCAAGTGCCAAAGGCTACAGTTTTTAATGACTTAACAAATTGTACCACATTGTTAAGGAAATATAATGATAGTCGTTAGAACTCAGACCTCTGCATGTATATTTGATAAGACATCTTttgtaaaaaattacaaaaaaatttgttTACATTCCACTggtaccttaatttaaaataaatgagactaaCAGGTGGTGTCTCTTCTTAGTGTTCTATTGATCTTATTTGCTAATGAGAGCACTTCTTCCTTCGTTAGGCTGTGCTTTACTGATAAAACCAAGTATTGAATAAAGAgagttaattatctttttaaagtaaataaaattatgaaaatatatatgacatatataaagtattgtgtttaataaaatgttatgcaATGTTTTCCAAACTTATAAAGTTTGTAAAGTGCTATAATGTATTTTGTTAAGTACAGATCAAAGCTATCGTGTGAGTATATTGTGCTAACATCTTAGAAATAAAGAGTAGATATCTTCATCAATATTGGAACATTTTGGTCCTTTCCTTCAGACAGAGTATGAATAGATAATAACACGGCTTATAGGAAAACAGCTGAAGCGATAGGAATGAATGAAACTGTATTCAGAATGATTTAGAAGAAAGGGTATTGCACTAAGAAGGAAAAGCTTGTCAAACTATGACATGTTTCCttatcatttagaatttttattttatgcttattaAAGGAGCtcttttagatttatttagaCATAGATTTTTCACACATCAGTGTTACGGagtattaagaaagaaaatatgaaagagtcAAGAGTCAGGGTCAGTtgttctgaattaattttttactaAGAGTAGCTGATGTGTAATAATTATCCTCTGAGCCAGCTTCTCTTAAAGGGAGTGCTTTACTATTAACTCCAAGATTATTTTCCAAGCCACTAACACCTGTTACATGAATTGTACGGCTGACACTTTGCACATCTCCCTGGAAGGTATTAACACACAAGTTTTTAGGCCACAGCCAGGACTTATGCTTTAATCAAACTATCCTTAAGTGGCTTGTTCACTGAAACATGAAGTGACAGTTGTCCAGTGATGCCACCAAGTTCATGCATACCATGCAACTACACTGTGACAGTCACCTAGCCAACAGCAACTGCGAGATGCTATTAATTGTAGAAAACATACTGGTTTTAGAGATGCTAACATATGAAAAATTAGTATATATCTTATAATGGTTGAAATACAATATTACACCTCTCTGGGTCTTgattttcatctctaaaatggggaaaTTTAGCTATGTTATCTTTTCTAAAGCTTCCCTAACGTCTTTTCTGAATTTCTATGGATTAGTCTTGTATATTTTACCCAGAGAGCAGAAACTacttgttaccaagtccaaactcattctgctcactgcacaacaggccagtaaactgggagacgaggtgttggggccaggaataacaactttattcagaaaaccagcagactgagaagatggagGACTAATGTCCTAAATAACCATCTTCCCAAAGTCAGAATTCAGGATCCTTTTATAGTAAAAAGGGGgcggggtgtggttggttgttgcagacttcttggagttggaatcctttgtccttgcagctccacgtaggtcaggtcacgatgttcctataaacctccaatgagacaaatgttattctctgttctgcaactttttatttctatatgaatagaaaagtgttatacccttaaaggtcagagccttgagaataggccaTCCCGTATATTttaggctctaggcaacattctgttacaaaaggcgcagaaccagcaggactaagcataggaaacagagcacagggttagagctaaaggcaCAGATCCAGTATGGAGTCAGGTTTTTGTCTTTACTAAATTAAATAATCACAGATATTTCTGGACGTACATGCTGacaaagaaaataggaaataactTGCTAGTCTAAAATGACTTACAAGTATTTTCATCTTTGACTTAAAGTTTATGTAAGCAAGCCAAGGGAATTGCTAAAAATCTATACCAACCATTTTATTACATAACAAAGTAAGTGATTTGTATACAAGTACCCCTGATCCTAGTACCTTTCTCATGAGGTATCAGGTGAGTGGATTCTGGGTTACACACATTAGAAACTATCCTAAGAGGCCATATCATTTCTGTCTTTTACAGCTCAAGTCTTTACTTGGTATCTATGGGTCATACTGAAGTTCAAACAAAATACGGAAATTTATGTGTGATTCAGAgagtaatttaattaaaataattgagggaaatcaaaaagaatttaaatggtttaatctaaaaggaaaatggggcctgaaaaaaatggataaatggcCTCTTTGTGACtggatattttatttcctctgcttaTTAAATGTCTCTTGCCTTTATTCTGTAGAGCTTCTAAAATGCTCTAGGATCAAACACTACAGCTCAGAGAAAGTATAGATTTCAGTAATAGTACATGATATTACAGGTTAAGAACCAACCACACAAAATCCCCAGAATGTGCTTtctaattgtaaaaaaaaaaaaaaaaaaaaaaaattccagatgaGTTCTCTGATACAGAAATGACTTTTATTTCACTAATCACACAATTATTAATCAATGAAAGTCCTTAACTGTGTGTTTGTGCACTACGGTCAATGAAAAGAAGGGGCAGTGAGAAAAGCTATATTTCTG
This region of Camelus ferus isolate YT-003-E chromosome 9, BCGSAC_Cfer_1.0, whole genome shotgun sequence genomic DNA includes:
- the PLPPR4 gene encoding phospholipid phosphatase-related protein type 4, translated to MSAKERPKGKVTKDSVTLLPCFYFVELPILASSVVSLYFLELTDVFKPVHSGFSCYDRSLSMPYIEPTQEAIPFLMLLSLAFAGPAITIMVGEGILYCCLSKRRNGVGLEPNINAGGCNFNSFLRRAVRFVGVHVFGLCSTALITDIIQLSTGYQAPYFLTVCKPNYTSLNVSCKENSYIVEDICSGSDLTVINSGRKSFPSQHATLAAFAAVYVSMYFNSTLTDSSKLLKPLLVFTFIICGIICGLTRITQYKNHPVDVYCGFLIGGGIALYLGLYAVGNFLPSEESAFQHREALRSLTDLNQDPSRVLSAKNGSSSDGIAHTEGILNRNHRDASSLTNLKRANADVEIITPRSPMGKENMVTFSNTLPRANTPSVEDPVRRNATIHASMDSARSKQLLTQWKSKNESRKLSLQVIETEPGQSPPRSIEMRSSSEPSRVGVNGDHHGPGNQYLKIQPGTVPGCNNSMPGGPRVSIQPRPGSSQLVHIPEETQENISTSPKSSSARAKWLKAAEKTVACNRSNSQPRIMQVIAMSKQQGVLQSSPKNTEGSTVSCTGSIRYKTLTDHEPSGIVRVEAHPENNRPIIQIPSTEGEGSGSWKWKAPEKGSLRQTYELNDLNRDSESCESLKDSFGSGDRKRSNIDNNEHHHHGITTIRVTPVEGSEIGSETLSVSSSRDSTLRRKGNIILIPERSNSPENTRNIFYKGTSPTRAYKD